A portion of the Apis mellifera strain DH4 linkage group LG6, Amel_HAv3.1, whole genome shotgun sequence genome contains these proteins:
- the LOC411673 gene encoding dystrobrevin beta isoform X1, translating to MQETTKLAVLSKILREKIVLILLSTVIIKYKMAEDGAGGSGNSSTGEASRLQLLQEMRQQNFDTIRFASYRTACKLRFIQKKVHLHNVDIWNVIEAFRENGLNTLEPSSTLGVSRLETLLSSLFHALNKRVPVSQQAKVDATTALLMNWLIAAYTTGENNKISVFSVKVALATLCAGKLMDKFRYIYSQISDSNGHMIHWRFSEYLKEVLSLTAAVYESPSFGYSEGLANSIFPQNSKVTVNDFLDTLMSDPGPHCLIWLPLYHRMAAVETVAHPVMCDACHKENFTGFRYRCQKCHSYQLCQDCFWRGKVSGTHNNDHETREYSSFKSPSKQIGHSLRKSFRCVPEKGKNSLPRFPEQPEKTLDLSHIVPPSPLPSHNGFPDPGFMAPFDSGSMDSRSTLRSMDSSRLDDEHKLIARYAQRLAQEARTMPRAASRMSQADQAGRTPSDANLASLDASRAQRELISQLEAKNKEIMREIARLRRQQEIEAAGLENPALMSELRALRQRKDELETHLATLQDSRRQLMVQLEGLMKMLKNHQASPRSTPNSSPRSTKSPPLPPGAVPSSRSAPPTPGGPLSTTPQQQQQQQSQSQQQMSQSYQSPVPTTSVASVTNNTMLGTIQNPIPDNLSCVGGDVRSAFRTNSLPGSGSSSANNSLGRSLRNDLLVAADSVTNAMSTLVRELNSDSDQEDHSHNSGRINIRKPLDFEAGEDGDDSSGGGNSWREELQRRYQQENDFLAELRARNVNISQTPSATPSSEQEQERGEREEADGEKEDENETNWTEPAKKWVNR from the exons ATGCAAGAAACAACTAAACTCGCAGTGCTTTCAAAGATCTTACGAGAGAAAATCgtgcttattttattatcaacagttataataaaat ataaaatggCGGAGGATGGCGCAGGAGGGTCGGGAAATAGCAGTACCGGAGAGGCAAGTCGGTTGCAGTTATTGCAAGAAATGCGACAGCAAAATTTTGATACCATTCGTTTTGCATCATACCGTACTGCGTGCAAGCTGCgatttattcaaaagaaaGTTCATT TACACAATGTGGACATATGGAACGTGATCGAAGCATTTCGGGAAAATGGTTTAAATACATTGGAACCATCGAGCACGTTGGGAGTTTCGAGACTAGAAACTTTATTGTCTTCCTTATTTCATGCCCTTAATAAACGAGTGCCTGTTTCGCAACAAGCAAAAGTCGACGCTACAACTGCACTGTTAATGAATTGGTTAATCGCTGCCTATACTACAGG ggaaaacaataaaatatccgTTTTTTCGGTGAAAGTAGCATTGGCTACGTTATGTGCTGGAAAACTCATGGATAAATTTCGAT ATATATATTCGCAAATATCGGATAGCAATGGTCACATGATACACTGGAGATTTTCCGAGTATTTAAAAGAAGTTCTATCGTTAACAGCTGCGGTTTATGAATCCCCATCATTTGGATATTCTGAAGGTCTTGctaattcaatatttcctCAA AATTCGAAAGTCACGGTTAACGATTTTTTGGATACGCTTATGTCTGATCCAGGACCACATTGTTTAATTTGGCTTCCATTATACCATAGAATGGCTGCTGTTGAAACAg TGGCCCATCCTGTCATGTGTGATGCATGTCATAAAGAGAACTTCACCGGCTTCCGATACAGATGTCAGAAATGTCATTCATATCAACTTTGCCAAGACTGTTTTTGGCGCGGTAAAGTTTCGGGAACACATAATAATGATCATGAAACAAGAGAGTACAGTAGTTTT aaATCACCGAGTAAACAAATTGGTCATTCCTTACGAAAAAGCTTTAGATGCGTGCCTGAGAAAGGGAAGAATAGTTTACCGAGATTTCCAGAACAGCCCGAGAAAACATTAGATTTATCCCACATAGT TCCACCATCACCTTTACCATCTCACAATGGTTTTCCAGACCCAGGTTTTATGGCACCTTTTGATTCTGGATCAATGGATAGCCGTTCTACTTTAAGAAG TATGGATAGTTCAAGACTGGATGATGaacataaattaatagcaCGATACGCACAAAGGTTGGCTCAGGAAGCTAGGACTATg CCTCGTGCCGCATCTAGAATGTCGCAAGCTGATCAAGCA GGTAGGACACCATCAGATGCTAATTTAGCATCATTAGATGCCTCGAGAGCACAACGCGAACTTATATCACAATTAGAGGCAAAGAACAAGGAAATAATGCGCGAGATTGCAAGGTTAAG GAGACAACAAGAGATAGAAGCAGCTGGTTTGGAAAATCCTGCATTAATGTCAGAATTGAGAGCTTTGAGGCAAAGAAAGGATGAATTAGAAACTCATTTAGCAACATTACAAGATTCTAGAAGGCAGTTAATGGTACAGTTAGAAGgtttaatgaaaatgttaaag aaTCACCAAGCGTCTCCGAGATCAACACCGAATAGTTCACCACGAAGTACAAAATCACCACCTCTACCGCCTGGTGCAGTACCAAGTAGTAGATCAGCCCCACCAACTCCAGGTGGTCCACTTTCTACAACgccacaacaacaacaacaacaacaatcacAAAGTCAACAGCAAATGTCTCAAAGCTATCAGAGTCCTGTTCCAACAACATCAGTGGCGAGTGTAACCAATAATACCATGCTGGGAACAATACAAAATCCTATTCCAGATAACTTATCATGTGTTGGAGGTGATGTAAG GTCTGCGTTCAGGACAAACAGCTTGCCAGGAAGTGGTTCCAGCAGTGCGAATAATAGCTTGGGCCGATCCTTACGAAATGACTTATTGGTAGCTGCTGACAGTGTTACTAATGCCATGTCAACACTCGTGAGGGAATTGAATTCGG ACTCAGACCAGGAGGATCATTCTCACAACTCTGGCCGAATTAACATCAGAAAGCCGTTAG ATTTCGAGGCTGGCGAGGATGGCGATGATAGTAGCGGTGGTGGAAATTCTTGGAGAGAAGAACTTCAACGACGCTATCAacaagaaaatgattttttggcTGAATTGCGTGCAcgtaatgttaatatttcgcAGACACCATCCGCTACACCATCCAGTGAGCAAGAACAAGaaaggggagaaagagaagaggcagatggagagaaagaagatgaaaatgaAACCAACTGGACGGAACCGGCAAAGAAATGGGTCAACCGATAA
- the LOC411673 gene encoding dystrobrevin beta isoform X9, which produces MQETTKLAVLSKILREKIVLILLSTVIIKYKMAEDGAGGSGNSSTGEASRLQLLQEMRQQNFDTIRFASYRTACKLRFIQKKVHLHNVDIWNVIEAFRENGLNTLEPSSTLGVSRLETLLSSLFHALNKRVPVSQQAKVDATTALLMNWLIAAYTTGENNKISVFSVKVALATLCAGKLMDKFRYIYSQISDSNGHMIHWRFSEYLKEVLSLTAAVYESPSFGYSEGLANSIFPQNSKVTVNDFLDTLMSDPGPHCLIWLPLYHRMAAVETVAHPVMCDACHKENFTGFRYRCQKCHSYQLCQDCFWRGKVSGTHNNDHETREYSSFKSPSKQIGHSLRKSFRCVPEKGKNSLPRFPEQPEKTLDLSHIVPPSPLPSHNGFPDPGFMAPFDSGSMDSRSTLRSMDSSRLDDEHKLIARYAQRLAQEARTMPRAASRMSQADQAGRTPSDANLASLDASRAQRELISQLEAKNKEIMREIARLRRQQEIEAAGLENPALMSELRALRQRKDELETHLATLQDSRRQLMVQLEGLMKMLKNHQASPRSTPNSSPRSTKSPPLPPGAVPSSRSAPPTPGGPLSTTPQQQQQQQSQSQQQMSQSYQSPVPTTSVASVTNNTMLGTIQNPIPDNLSCVGGDVRLRPGGSFSQLWPN; this is translated from the exons ATGCAAGAAACAACTAAACTCGCAGTGCTTTCAAAGATCTTACGAGAGAAAATCgtgcttattttattatcaacagttataataaaat ataaaatggCGGAGGATGGCGCAGGAGGGTCGGGAAATAGCAGTACCGGAGAGGCAAGTCGGTTGCAGTTATTGCAAGAAATGCGACAGCAAAATTTTGATACCATTCGTTTTGCATCATACCGTACTGCGTGCAAGCTGCgatttattcaaaagaaaGTTCATT TACACAATGTGGACATATGGAACGTGATCGAAGCATTTCGGGAAAATGGTTTAAATACATTGGAACCATCGAGCACGTTGGGAGTTTCGAGACTAGAAACTTTATTGTCTTCCTTATTTCATGCCCTTAATAAACGAGTGCCTGTTTCGCAACAAGCAAAAGTCGACGCTACAACTGCACTGTTAATGAATTGGTTAATCGCTGCCTATACTACAGG ggaaaacaataaaatatccgTTTTTTCGGTGAAAGTAGCATTGGCTACGTTATGTGCTGGAAAACTCATGGATAAATTTCGAT ATATATATTCGCAAATATCGGATAGCAATGGTCACATGATACACTGGAGATTTTCCGAGTATTTAAAAGAAGTTCTATCGTTAACAGCTGCGGTTTATGAATCCCCATCATTTGGATATTCTGAAGGTCTTGctaattcaatatttcctCAA AATTCGAAAGTCACGGTTAACGATTTTTTGGATACGCTTATGTCTGATCCAGGACCACATTGTTTAATTTGGCTTCCATTATACCATAGAATGGCTGCTGTTGAAACAg TGGCCCATCCTGTCATGTGTGATGCATGTCATAAAGAGAACTTCACCGGCTTCCGATACAGATGTCAGAAATGTCATTCATATCAACTTTGCCAAGACTGTTTTTGGCGCGGTAAAGTTTCGGGAACACATAATAATGATCATGAAACAAGAGAGTACAGTAGTTTT aaATCACCGAGTAAACAAATTGGTCATTCCTTACGAAAAAGCTTTAGATGCGTGCCTGAGAAAGGGAAGAATAGTTTACCGAGATTTCCAGAACAGCCCGAGAAAACATTAGATTTATCCCACATAGT TCCACCATCACCTTTACCATCTCACAATGGTTTTCCAGACCCAGGTTTTATGGCACCTTTTGATTCTGGATCAATGGATAGCCGTTCTACTTTAAGAAG TATGGATAGTTCAAGACTGGATGATGaacataaattaatagcaCGATACGCACAAAGGTTGGCTCAGGAAGCTAGGACTATg CCTCGTGCCGCATCTAGAATGTCGCAAGCTGATCAAGCA GGTAGGACACCATCAGATGCTAATTTAGCATCATTAGATGCCTCGAGAGCACAACGCGAACTTATATCACAATTAGAGGCAAAGAACAAGGAAATAATGCGCGAGATTGCAAGGTTAAG GAGACAACAAGAGATAGAAGCAGCTGGTTTGGAAAATCCTGCATTAATGTCAGAATTGAGAGCTTTGAGGCAAAGAAAGGATGAATTAGAAACTCATTTAGCAACATTACAAGATTCTAGAAGGCAGTTAATGGTACAGTTAGAAGgtttaatgaaaatgttaaag aaTCACCAAGCGTCTCCGAGATCAACACCGAATAGTTCACCACGAAGTACAAAATCACCACCTCTACCGCCTGGTGCAGTACCAAGTAGTAGATCAGCCCCACCAACTCCAGGTGGTCCACTTTCTACAACgccacaacaacaacaacaacaacaatcacAAAGTCAACAGCAAATGTCTCAAAGCTATCAGAGTCCTGTTCCAACAACATCAGTGGCGAGTGTAACCAATAATACCATGCTGGGAACAATACAAAATCCTATTCCAGATAACTTATCATGTGTTGGAGGTGATGTAAG ACTCAGACCAGGAGGATCATTCTCACAACTCTGGCCGAATTAA
- the LOC411673 gene encoding dystrobrevin beta isoform X10: protein MQETTKLAVLSKILREKIVLILLSTVIIKYKMAEDGAGGSGNSSTGEASRLQLLQEMRQQNFDTIRFASYRTACKLRFIQKKVHLHNVDIWNVIEAFRENGLNTLEPSSTLGVSRLETLLSSLFHALNKRVPVSQQAKVDATTALLMNWLIAAYTTGENNKISVFSVKVALATLCAGKLMDKFRYIYSQISDSNGHMIHWRFSEYLKEVLSLTAAVYESPSFGYSEGLANSIFPQNSKVTVNDFLDTLMSDPGPHCLIWLPLYHRMAAVETVAHPVMCDACHKENFTGFRYRCQKCHSYQLCQDCFWRGKVSGTHNNDHETREYSSFKSPSKQIGHSLRKSFRCVPEKGKNSLPRFPEQPEKTLDLSHIVPPSPLPSHNGFPDPGFMAPFDSGSMDSRSTLRSMDSSRLDDEHKLIARYAQRLAQEARTMPRAASRMSQADQAGRTPSDANLASLDASRAQRELISQLEAKNKEIMREIARLRRQQEIEAAGLENPALMSELRALRQRKDELETHLATLQDSRRQLMVQLEGLMKMLKNHQASPRSTPNSSPRSTKSPPLPPGAVPSSRSAPPTPGGPLSTTPQQQQQQQSQSQQQMSQSYQSPVPTTSVASVTNNTMLGTIQNPIPDNLSCVGGDVRFRGWRGWR, encoded by the exons ATGCAAGAAACAACTAAACTCGCAGTGCTTTCAAAGATCTTACGAGAGAAAATCgtgcttattttattatcaacagttataataaaat ataaaatggCGGAGGATGGCGCAGGAGGGTCGGGAAATAGCAGTACCGGAGAGGCAAGTCGGTTGCAGTTATTGCAAGAAATGCGACAGCAAAATTTTGATACCATTCGTTTTGCATCATACCGTACTGCGTGCAAGCTGCgatttattcaaaagaaaGTTCATT TACACAATGTGGACATATGGAACGTGATCGAAGCATTTCGGGAAAATGGTTTAAATACATTGGAACCATCGAGCACGTTGGGAGTTTCGAGACTAGAAACTTTATTGTCTTCCTTATTTCATGCCCTTAATAAACGAGTGCCTGTTTCGCAACAAGCAAAAGTCGACGCTACAACTGCACTGTTAATGAATTGGTTAATCGCTGCCTATACTACAGG ggaaaacaataaaatatccgTTTTTTCGGTGAAAGTAGCATTGGCTACGTTATGTGCTGGAAAACTCATGGATAAATTTCGAT ATATATATTCGCAAATATCGGATAGCAATGGTCACATGATACACTGGAGATTTTCCGAGTATTTAAAAGAAGTTCTATCGTTAACAGCTGCGGTTTATGAATCCCCATCATTTGGATATTCTGAAGGTCTTGctaattcaatatttcctCAA AATTCGAAAGTCACGGTTAACGATTTTTTGGATACGCTTATGTCTGATCCAGGACCACATTGTTTAATTTGGCTTCCATTATACCATAGAATGGCTGCTGTTGAAACAg TGGCCCATCCTGTCATGTGTGATGCATGTCATAAAGAGAACTTCACCGGCTTCCGATACAGATGTCAGAAATGTCATTCATATCAACTTTGCCAAGACTGTTTTTGGCGCGGTAAAGTTTCGGGAACACATAATAATGATCATGAAACAAGAGAGTACAGTAGTTTT aaATCACCGAGTAAACAAATTGGTCATTCCTTACGAAAAAGCTTTAGATGCGTGCCTGAGAAAGGGAAGAATAGTTTACCGAGATTTCCAGAACAGCCCGAGAAAACATTAGATTTATCCCACATAGT TCCACCATCACCTTTACCATCTCACAATGGTTTTCCAGACCCAGGTTTTATGGCACCTTTTGATTCTGGATCAATGGATAGCCGTTCTACTTTAAGAAG TATGGATAGTTCAAGACTGGATGATGaacataaattaatagcaCGATACGCACAAAGGTTGGCTCAGGAAGCTAGGACTATg CCTCGTGCCGCATCTAGAATGTCGCAAGCTGATCAAGCA GGTAGGACACCATCAGATGCTAATTTAGCATCATTAGATGCCTCGAGAGCACAACGCGAACTTATATCACAATTAGAGGCAAAGAACAAGGAAATAATGCGCGAGATTGCAAGGTTAAG GAGACAACAAGAGATAGAAGCAGCTGGTTTGGAAAATCCTGCATTAATGTCAGAATTGAGAGCTTTGAGGCAAAGAAAGGATGAATTAGAAACTCATTTAGCAACATTACAAGATTCTAGAAGGCAGTTAATGGTACAGTTAGAAGgtttaatgaaaatgttaaag aaTCACCAAGCGTCTCCGAGATCAACACCGAATAGTTCACCACGAAGTACAAAATCACCACCTCTACCGCCTGGTGCAGTACCAAGTAGTAGATCAGCCCCACCAACTCCAGGTGGTCCACTTTCTACAACgccacaacaacaacaacaacaacaatcacAAAGTCAACAGCAAATGTCTCAAAGCTATCAGAGTCCTGTTCCAACAACATCAGTGGCGAGTGTAACCAATAATACCATGCTGGGAACAATACAAAATCCTATTCCAGATAACTTATCATGTGTTGGAGGTGATGTAAG ATTTCGAGGCTGGCGAGGATGGCGATGA
- the LOC411673 gene encoding dystrobrevin beta isoform X5, producing MCFQYFNKMAEDGAGGSGNSSTGEASRLQLLQEMRQQNFDTIRFASYRTACKLRFIQKKVHLHNVDIWNVIEAFRENGLNTLEPSSTLGVSRLETLLSSLFHALNKRVPVSQQAKVDATTALLMNWLIAAYTTGENNKISVFSVKVALATLCAGKLMDKFRYIYSQISDSNGHMIHWRFSEYLKEVLSLTAAVYESPSFGYSEGLANSIFPQNSKVTVNDFLDTLMSDPGPHCLIWLPLYHRMAAVETVAHPVMCDACHKENFTGFRYRCQKCHSYQLCQDCFWRGKVSGTHNNDHETREYSSFKSPSKQIGHSLRKSFRCVPEKGKNSLPRFPEQPEKTLDLSHIVPPSPLPSHNGFPDPGFMAPFDSGSMDSRSTLRSMDSSRLDDEHKLIARYAQRLAQEARTMPRAASRMSQADQAGRTPSDANLASLDASRAQRELISQLEAKNKEIMREIARLRRQQEIEAAGLENPALMSELRALRQRKDELETHLATLQDSRRQLMVQLEGLMKMLKNHQASPRSTPNSSPRSTKSPPLPPGAVPSSRSAPPTPGGPLSTTPQQQQQQQSQSQQQMSQSYQSPVPTTSVASVTNNTMLGTIQNPIPDNLSCVGGDVRSAFRTNSLPGSGSSSANNSLGRSLRNDLLVAADSVTNAMSTLVRELNSDSDQEDHSHNSGRINIRKPLDFEAGEDGDDSSGGGNSWREELQRRYQQENDFLAELRARNVNISQTPSATPSSEQEQERGEREEADGEKEDENETNWTEPAKKWVNR from the exons atgtgttttcaatatttca ataaaatggCGGAGGATGGCGCAGGAGGGTCGGGAAATAGCAGTACCGGAGAGGCAAGTCGGTTGCAGTTATTGCAAGAAATGCGACAGCAAAATTTTGATACCATTCGTTTTGCATCATACCGTACTGCGTGCAAGCTGCgatttattcaaaagaaaGTTCATT TACACAATGTGGACATATGGAACGTGATCGAAGCATTTCGGGAAAATGGTTTAAATACATTGGAACCATCGAGCACGTTGGGAGTTTCGAGACTAGAAACTTTATTGTCTTCCTTATTTCATGCCCTTAATAAACGAGTGCCTGTTTCGCAACAAGCAAAAGTCGACGCTACAACTGCACTGTTAATGAATTGGTTAATCGCTGCCTATACTACAGG ggaaaacaataaaatatccgTTTTTTCGGTGAAAGTAGCATTGGCTACGTTATGTGCTGGAAAACTCATGGATAAATTTCGAT ATATATATTCGCAAATATCGGATAGCAATGGTCACATGATACACTGGAGATTTTCCGAGTATTTAAAAGAAGTTCTATCGTTAACAGCTGCGGTTTATGAATCCCCATCATTTGGATATTCTGAAGGTCTTGctaattcaatatttcctCAA AATTCGAAAGTCACGGTTAACGATTTTTTGGATACGCTTATGTCTGATCCAGGACCACATTGTTTAATTTGGCTTCCATTATACCATAGAATGGCTGCTGTTGAAACAg TGGCCCATCCTGTCATGTGTGATGCATGTCATAAAGAGAACTTCACCGGCTTCCGATACAGATGTCAGAAATGTCATTCATATCAACTTTGCCAAGACTGTTTTTGGCGCGGTAAAGTTTCGGGAACACATAATAATGATCATGAAACAAGAGAGTACAGTAGTTTT aaATCACCGAGTAAACAAATTGGTCATTCCTTACGAAAAAGCTTTAGATGCGTGCCTGAGAAAGGGAAGAATAGTTTACCGAGATTTCCAGAACAGCCCGAGAAAACATTAGATTTATCCCACATAGT TCCACCATCACCTTTACCATCTCACAATGGTTTTCCAGACCCAGGTTTTATGGCACCTTTTGATTCTGGATCAATGGATAGCCGTTCTACTTTAAGAAG TATGGATAGTTCAAGACTGGATGATGaacataaattaatagcaCGATACGCACAAAGGTTGGCTCAGGAAGCTAGGACTATg CCTCGTGCCGCATCTAGAATGTCGCAAGCTGATCAAGCA GGTAGGACACCATCAGATGCTAATTTAGCATCATTAGATGCCTCGAGAGCACAACGCGAACTTATATCACAATTAGAGGCAAAGAACAAGGAAATAATGCGCGAGATTGCAAGGTTAAG GAGACAACAAGAGATAGAAGCAGCTGGTTTGGAAAATCCTGCATTAATGTCAGAATTGAGAGCTTTGAGGCAAAGAAAGGATGAATTAGAAACTCATTTAGCAACATTACAAGATTCTAGAAGGCAGTTAATGGTACAGTTAGAAGgtttaatgaaaatgttaaag aaTCACCAAGCGTCTCCGAGATCAACACCGAATAGTTCACCACGAAGTACAAAATCACCACCTCTACCGCCTGGTGCAGTACCAAGTAGTAGATCAGCCCCACCAACTCCAGGTGGTCCACTTTCTACAACgccacaacaacaacaacaacaacaatcacAAAGTCAACAGCAAATGTCTCAAAGCTATCAGAGTCCTGTTCCAACAACATCAGTGGCGAGTGTAACCAATAATACCATGCTGGGAACAATACAAAATCCTATTCCAGATAACTTATCATGTGTTGGAGGTGATGTAAG GTCTGCGTTCAGGACAAACAGCTTGCCAGGAAGTGGTTCCAGCAGTGCGAATAATAGCTTGGGCCGATCCTTACGAAATGACTTATTGGTAGCTGCTGACAGTGTTACTAATGCCATGTCAACACTCGTGAGGGAATTGAATTCGG ACTCAGACCAGGAGGATCATTCTCACAACTCTGGCCGAATTAACATCAGAAAGCCGTTAG ATTTCGAGGCTGGCGAGGATGGCGATGATAGTAGCGGTGGTGGAAATTCTTGGAGAGAAGAACTTCAACGACGCTATCAacaagaaaatgattttttggcTGAATTGCGTGCAcgtaatgttaatatttcgcAGACACCATCCGCTACACCATCCAGTGAGCAAGAACAAGaaaggggagaaagagaagaggcagatggagagaaagaagatgaaaatgaAACCAACTGGACGGAACCGGCAAAGAAATGGGTCAACCGATAA
- the LOC411673 gene encoding dystrobrevin beta isoform X3: MQETTKLAVLSKILREKIVLILLSTVIIKYKMAEDGAGGSGNSSTGEASRLQLLQEMRQQNFDTIRFASYRTACKLRFIQKKVHLHNVDIWNVIEAFRENGLNTLEPSSTLGVSRLETLLSSLFHALNKRVPVSQQAKVDATTALLMNWLIAAYTTGENNKISVFSVKVALATLCAGKLMDKFRYIYSQISDSNGHMIHWRFSEYLKEVLSLTAAVYESPSFGYSEGLANSIFPQNSKVTVNDFLDTLMSDPGPHCLIWLPLYHRMAAVETVAHPVMCDACHKENFTGFRYRCQKCHSYQLCQDCFWRGKVSGTHNNDHETREYSSFKSPSKQIGHSLRKSFRCVPEKGKNSLPRFPEQPEKTLDLSHIVPPSPLPSHNGFPDPGFMAPFDSGSMDSRSTLRSMDSSRLDDEHKLIARYAQRLAQEARTMGRTPSDANLASLDASRAQRELISQLEAKNKEIMREIARLRRQQEIEAAGLENPALMSELRALRQRKDELETHLATLQDSRRQLMVQLEGLMKMLKNHQASPRSTPNSSPRSTKSPPLPPGAVPSSRSAPPTPGGPLSTTPQQQQQQQSQSQQQMSQSYQSPVPTTSVASVTNNTMLGTIQNPIPDNLSCVGGDVRSAFRTNSLPGSGSSSANNSLGRSLRNDLLVAADSVTNAMSTLVRELNSDSDQEDHSHNSGRINIRKPLDFEAGEDGDDSSGGGNSWREELQRRYQQENDFLAELRARNVNISQTPSATPSSEQEQERGEREEADGEKEDENETNWTEPAKKWVNR, from the exons ATGCAAGAAACAACTAAACTCGCAGTGCTTTCAAAGATCTTACGAGAGAAAATCgtgcttattttattatcaacagttataataaaat ataaaatggCGGAGGATGGCGCAGGAGGGTCGGGAAATAGCAGTACCGGAGAGGCAAGTCGGTTGCAGTTATTGCAAGAAATGCGACAGCAAAATTTTGATACCATTCGTTTTGCATCATACCGTACTGCGTGCAAGCTGCgatttattcaaaagaaaGTTCATT TACACAATGTGGACATATGGAACGTGATCGAAGCATTTCGGGAAAATGGTTTAAATACATTGGAACCATCGAGCACGTTGGGAGTTTCGAGACTAGAAACTTTATTGTCTTCCTTATTTCATGCCCTTAATAAACGAGTGCCTGTTTCGCAACAAGCAAAAGTCGACGCTACAACTGCACTGTTAATGAATTGGTTAATCGCTGCCTATACTACAGG ggaaaacaataaaatatccgTTTTTTCGGTGAAAGTAGCATTGGCTACGTTATGTGCTGGAAAACTCATGGATAAATTTCGAT ATATATATTCGCAAATATCGGATAGCAATGGTCACATGATACACTGGAGATTTTCCGAGTATTTAAAAGAAGTTCTATCGTTAACAGCTGCGGTTTATGAATCCCCATCATTTGGATATTCTGAAGGTCTTGctaattcaatatttcctCAA AATTCGAAAGTCACGGTTAACGATTTTTTGGATACGCTTATGTCTGATCCAGGACCACATTGTTTAATTTGGCTTCCATTATACCATAGAATGGCTGCTGTTGAAACAg TGGCCCATCCTGTCATGTGTGATGCATGTCATAAAGAGAACTTCACCGGCTTCCGATACAGATGTCAGAAATGTCATTCATATCAACTTTGCCAAGACTGTTTTTGGCGCGGTAAAGTTTCGGGAACACATAATAATGATCATGAAACAAGAGAGTACAGTAGTTTT aaATCACCGAGTAAACAAATTGGTCATTCCTTACGAAAAAGCTTTAGATGCGTGCCTGAGAAAGGGAAGAATAGTTTACCGAGATTTCCAGAACAGCCCGAGAAAACATTAGATTTATCCCACATAGT TCCACCATCACCTTTACCATCTCACAATGGTTTTCCAGACCCAGGTTTTATGGCACCTTTTGATTCTGGATCAATGGATAGCCGTTCTACTTTAAGAAG TATGGATAGTTCAAGACTGGATGATGaacataaattaatagcaCGATACGCACAAAGGTTGGCTCAGGAAGCTAGGACTATg GGTAGGACACCATCAGATGCTAATTTAGCATCATTAGATGCCTCGAGAGCACAACGCGAACTTATATCACAATTAGAGGCAAAGAACAAGGAAATAATGCGCGAGATTGCAAGGTTAAG GAGACAACAAGAGATAGAAGCAGCTGGTTTGGAAAATCCTGCATTAATGTCAGAATTGAGAGCTTTGAGGCAAAGAAAGGATGAATTAGAAACTCATTTAGCAACATTACAAGATTCTAGAAGGCAGTTAATGGTACAGTTAGAAGgtttaatgaaaatgttaaag aaTCACCAAGCGTCTCCGAGATCAACACCGAATAGTTCACCACGAAGTACAAAATCACCACCTCTACCGCCTGGTGCAGTACCAAGTAGTAGATCAGCCCCACCAACTCCAGGTGGTCCACTTTCTACAACgccacaacaacaacaacaacaacaatcacAAAGTCAACAGCAAATGTCTCAAAGCTATCAGAGTCCTGTTCCAACAACATCAGTGGCGAGTGTAACCAATAATACCATGCTGGGAACAATACAAAATCCTATTCCAGATAACTTATCATGTGTTGGAGGTGATGTAAG GTCTGCGTTCAGGACAAACAGCTTGCCAGGAAGTGGTTCCAGCAGTGCGAATAATAGCTTGGGCCGATCCTTACGAAATGACTTATTGGTAGCTGCTGACAGTGTTACTAATGCCATGTCAACACTCGTGAGGGAATTGAATTCGG ACTCAGACCAGGAGGATCATTCTCACAACTCTGGCCGAATTAACATCAGAAAGCCGTTAG ATTTCGAGGCTGGCGAGGATGGCGATGATAGTAGCGGTGGTGGAAATTCTTGGAGAGAAGAACTTCAACGACGCTATCAacaagaaaatgattttttggcTGAATTGCGTGCAcgtaatgttaatatttcgcAGACACCATCCGCTACACCATCCAGTGAGCAAGAACAAGaaaggggagaaagagaagaggcagatggagagaaagaagatgaaaatgaAACCAACTGGACGGAACCGGCAAAGAAATGGGTCAACCGATAA